Proteins encoded in a region of the Sphingomonas sp. OV641 genome:
- a CDS encoding CaiB/BaiF CoA-transferase family protein encodes MTDAHPSSSGEGRHPLAGIKVVELARILAGPWAGQILADLGAEVIKVQSPGGDDTRTWGPPFVEHDGDQAAAYYHACNRGKTSIVANFTNPEDVARVKALIADADVVIENFKVGGLAKYGLDYASLAADHPRLVYCSITGFGQTGPYAHRAGYDFIIQGLGGIMSLTGEPDGAPQKIGVAFADIMTGLYATIGIQAALMMRARTGRGQQVDCALLDTMVGVLANQAANYFASGENPARMGNAHANVSPYAVFPTSDGWFILAVGNDAQYHRFAAIVGIGPDPRWDTNAGRIAHRAPLFALIEERCRTFARDDLLAKLEAAGVPAGPINTVEQALNDPQVVARGMVLPANETRPIAGLRTPIRFSDAELSLSKGAPALRSD; translated from the coding sequence TTGACCGACGCTCATCCCTCCTCATCAGGGGAGGGGCGTCATCCTCTCGCCGGCATCAAGGTCGTCGAGCTTGCCCGTATCCTCGCAGGTCCTTGGGCGGGGCAGATCCTTGCCGATCTCGGTGCCGAGGTCATCAAGGTGCAGAGCCCAGGGGGTGACGACACGCGCACCTGGGGCCCGCCTTTCGTGGAGCATGACGGCGACCAGGCGGCCGCTTATTATCACGCGTGCAACCGCGGCAAGACGAGCATCGTCGCGAACTTCACCAATCCCGAAGACGTGGCGCGGGTGAAGGCGCTGATCGCCGACGCCGACGTGGTGATCGAAAACTTCAAGGTGGGCGGGCTCGCCAAATACGGCCTCGATTATGCGAGCCTGGCCGCCGATCATCCGCGGCTGGTCTATTGCTCGATCACCGGCTTTGGCCAGACCGGGCCGTATGCCCATCGCGCTGGCTATGATTTCATCATCCAGGGGCTGGGCGGGATCATGTCGCTGACCGGAGAGCCGGACGGCGCACCGCAGAAGATCGGCGTCGCCTTTGCCGACATCATGACCGGGCTCTACGCCACCATCGGCATTCAGGCCGCGCTGATGATGCGGGCGCGAACGGGCAGGGGGCAGCAGGTCGACTGCGCGCTTCTCGACACGATGGTGGGGGTGCTCGCCAATCAAGCGGCGAACTATTTCGCGAGCGGCGAGAACCCCGCGCGGATGGGCAATGCCCATGCCAATGTCAGCCCCTATGCCGTGTTCCCGACAAGCGACGGCTGGTTCATCCTCGCGGTGGGCAATGACGCGCAATACCACCGCTTTGCCGCGATTGTCGGGATCGGCCCGGATCCGCGCTGGGACACCAACGCCGGCCGCATCGCGCATCGCGCGCCCTTGTTCGCGTTGATCGAGGAACGCTGTCGCACGTTCGCACGTGACGATCTTCTGGCAAAGCTGGAAGCGGCGGGGGTGCCGGCCGGGCCGATCAACACGGTGGAGCAGGCATTGAACGATCCACAGGTCGTGGCACGCGGTATGGTGCTGCCGGCGAACGAGACGAGGCCGATCGCTGGCTTGCGGACGCCGATCCGATTTTCTGATGCCG
- a CDS encoding acyl-CoA dehydrogenase — MAGMGAFDWADPFLLDEQLSEDERMVRDTARAYAQEKLAPRIIDAFANEVTDPAIFREMGELGLLGPTIPEEYGGVGASYVAYGLVAREVERIDSGYRSMMSVQSSLVMYPIHAYGSEEQKRKYLPRLASGEWIGCFGLTEPDAGSDPGGMKTRAVKTDGGYVLNGAKTWISNSPIADVFVVWAKSDAHGGGIRGFVLEKGMKGLSAPKIEGKLSLRASITGMIVLEDVEVGEEALLPEVQGLKGPFGCLNRARYGISWGSMGAAEFCMHAARQYGLDRQQFGRPLAATQLYQKKLADMETEIALGLQASLRVGRLMDEGRFAPEMVSIVKRNNVGKALDIARVARDMHGGNGISGEYQVMRHVMNLETVNTYEGAHDVHALILGRAITGIAAF; from the coding sequence ATGGCCGGCATGGGCGCGTTCGACTGGGCTGATCCCTTCCTCCTCGACGAGCAGTTGAGCGAGGACGAGCGGATGGTGCGCGATACCGCGCGCGCCTATGCGCAGGAAAAGCTCGCGCCCCGGATCATCGACGCGTTCGCCAACGAGGTTACCGACCCGGCGATCTTCCGCGAGATGGGCGAACTGGGCCTGCTCGGCCCGACCATTCCCGAAGAATATGGCGGCGTCGGCGCGAGCTATGTCGCCTACGGCCTCGTCGCGCGCGAGGTGGAGCGGATCGACTCGGGCTATCGCTCGATGATGAGCGTTCAGTCGAGCCTCGTCATGTACCCGATCCATGCGTACGGATCGGAGGAGCAGAAGCGGAAGTACCTGCCCAGGCTCGCCAGCGGCGAATGGATCGGCTGCTTCGGCCTCACCGAGCCCGACGCCGGCTCCGATCCCGGCGGCATGAAGACCCGCGCGGTCAAGACCGACGGCGGCTATGTCCTGAACGGCGCGAAGACGTGGATCTCCAACTCTCCCATCGCCGACGTGTTCGTTGTCTGGGCGAAGAGCGACGCGCATGGCGGCGGCATTCGCGGGTTCGTCCTCGAAAAGGGAATGAAGGGGCTGTCCGCGCCCAAGATCGAGGGCAAGCTGTCGCTCCGCGCGTCGATCACCGGCATGATCGTGCTGGAGGATGTCGAGGTTGGCGAGGAGGCGTTGCTCCCCGAGGTGCAGGGGCTGAAGGGCCCGTTCGGCTGCCTCAATCGTGCCCGCTACGGGATCAGCTGGGGCAGCATGGGTGCGGCGGAATTCTGCATGCATGCCGCGCGGCAGTACGGCCTTGACCGCCAGCAGTTCGGCCGGCCGCTCGCCGCGACGCAGCTTTACCAGAAGAAGCTCGCCGACATGGAGACGGAGATCGCGCTTGGCCTCCAGGCGAGCTTGCGTGTCGGTCGCCTGATGGACGAGGGCCGCTTCGCGCCGGAGATGGTCTCGATCGTCAAGCGCAACAATGTCGGCAAGGCGCTCGACATCGCCCGCGTCGCGCGTGACATGCATGGCGGCAACGGGATCTCGGGCGAGTATCAGGTGATGCGCCACGTGATGAACCTGGAAACGGTGAACACCTATGAAGGCGCGCACGACGTCCACGCGCTGATCCTCGGGCGCGCCATCACCGGGATTGCGGCGTTTTGA